One window of the Eucalyptus grandis isolate ANBG69807.140 chromosome 6, ASM1654582v1, whole genome shotgun sequence genome contains the following:
- the LOC120294419 gene encoding mitochondrial carrier protein MTM1-like, producing MTMRVFFSATESESATPSPFIAHHVSVCPRRHATSSLSSTNGLEFRLPQKFWARKSGSRSQPLLAELPADADRVLSWDARKQPPAEASDPQLATHFSSNANPRFLFQLQKLFGALCFTQRIRISYSCPTLVDALEKAPEPLLPKLYFATAKDIQAKKTCRRRKALRTGSWVLERAFSAAGAAVISAIIVNPLDVAKTRLQAQAAEVPSKGLCHMSSFDSNAMLPDLRSYTSCTRSIFDNVPVCPPECGRYKGTLDVFYKVIRQEGFARLWRGTNASLALAVPTVGIYLPCYDILRNAMEGYTTENMPGLTPYVPLLAGSVARSLACISCYPVELARTRMQAFKEMKNGPKPPGVWKTLLRVINPVGSTNSLQNLHTYRILWTGLGAQLARDVPFSAICWSTLEPANQAENFDLVGEESTAAIVLGANFSAGFVAGTIAAAATCPLDVAKTRRQIEKDPTRALNMTTRQTLAEIWRDGGMKGLFAGVGPRVGRAGPSVGIVVSFYEVVKYCLHHRHIKDGVRG from the exons ATGACAATGAGGGTCTTTTTTTCTGCCACGGAGTCCGAGTCAGCCACGCCATCTCCTTTCATTGCGCACCACGTATCAGTCTGCCCTCGTCGCCACGCAACCTCCTCGCTCTCCTCGACGAACGGCCTAGAATTCCGTCTTCCCCAGAAATTTTGGGCACGAAAAAGTGGCTCCCGAAGCCAACCTCTTTTAGCTGAGCTCCCCGCTGATGCTGACAGGGTGCTGAGCTGGGACGCCAGGAAGCAGCCACCTGCCGAGGCCAGTGACCCACAGCTCGCCACGCACTTCTCTTCAAACGCCAATCCCCGATTCCTATtccaattacaaaaattgtttggcGCTCTCTGCTTCACGCAACGAATCAGAATCTCCTATTCTTGCCCGACATTAGTTGATGCCTTGGAAAAGGCCCCTGAACCTCTTTTACCCAAATTGTATTTCGCGACCGCAAAAGACATTCAG GCAAAGAAAACTTGTCGGAGAAGAAAGGCGCTTCGAACGGGGAGTTGGGTTTTGGAGAGGGCTTTCTCTGCCGCTGGCGCTGCCGTCATCTCCGCAATCATCGTCAACCCTCTCGATGTCGCCAAG ACAAGGTTGCAAGCTCAGGCTGCTGAAGTCCCTTCTAAGGGGCTGTGTCACATGTCCTCATTTGATTCTAATGCG ATGCTTCCAGACTTAAGAAGTTATACGTCATGCACACGTTCCATATTTGACAATGTACCAGTGTGTCCTCCCGAATGTGGCCGGTATAAAGGGACTCTGGATGTCTTCTACAAAGTTATACGCCAG GAGGGATTTGCAAGGCTGTGGAGAGGCACAAACGCAAGCTTGGCTTTGGCGGTTCCAACT GTGGGGATCTATTTGCCGTGCTATGATATCTTGCGCAATGCAATGGAAGGTTATACAACAGAGAACATGCCAGGCTTGACACCATACGTTCCATTGCTTGCAGGCTCAGTTGCTAGATCATTAGCCTGTATTTCTTGTTATCCTGTGGAATTGGCAAGAACGCGGATGCAG GCattcaaagaaatgaaaaatggtcCAAAACCTCCAGGAGTTTGGAAGACATTGCTTCGGGTCATTAACCCTGTCGGAAGCACAAACAGCCTTCAAAATT TACACACCTACCGCATTCTGTGGACTGGTCTTGGAGCACAACTCGCACGTGATGTTCCTTTTTCTGCAATCTGCTGGTCAACTCTTGAGCCGGCAA ATCAGgcagaaaattttgatttggttGGAGAGGAATCCACTGCAGCGATTGTCCTTGGAGCAAATTTTTCTGCTGGTTTTGTGGCCGGAACAATTGCAGCTGCTGCAACTTGTCCGCTGGATGTGGCAAAGACAAGGCGACAGATTGAG AAGGATCCAACAAGGGCATTGAACATGACAACAAGACAGACTTTAGCTGAAATATGGAG GGATGGTGGAATGAAAGGACTGTTTGCCGGAGTGGGACCTCGAGTTGGTCGCGCTGGTCCATCGGTTGGAATAGTTGTGTCGTTCTATGAGGTCGTCAAGTATTGTTTACATCACAGACACATTAAAGATGGTGTAAGGGGATAG
- the LOC120294717 gene encoding uncharacterized protein LOC120294717, translating into MAKSTTVSGIAASARDMATTATLQGRHIRRERLSAIRDSLKNVESMLMYLQRLRSWQHLERHAALARLEDSRSVLLENVSQYQGRPLDVVRELNACFSDRKMVFNKIKSRDQKEKRNDNPADLKPHKRPGLGFIACCFKLLLSPWKWHEAVGIAVKLVVVSASISSTMSFISCKQQKWSSSKEFVSLRDPTEGGKDGSLVGISKRPLHVLSGRG; encoded by the exons ATGGCGAAATCAACAACAGTTTCGGGTATTGCAGCTTCTGCTCGCGACATGGCCACAACTGCGACATTGCAGGGACGGCATATAAGGAGAGAGAGGCTCTCTGCCATAAGAGATTCATTGAAGAATGTGGAATCCATGCTCATGTACTTGCAG AGGCTACGGAGCTGGCAGCACTTGGAACGACATGCGGCGCTTGCAAGGTTGGAAGATAGCAGATCGGTCCTCCTTGAAAATGTGAGCCAATATCAAGGAAGGCCTCTCGACGTGGTGCGAGAATTAAACGCGTGTTTCAGCGACCGAAAAATGGTGTTCAACAAGATCAAATCGAGAgatcaaaaggagaaaagaaacgACAATCCGGCCGACCTCAAGCCTCACAAAAGGCCGGGACTAGGCTTCATCGCCTGTTGCTTTAAGCTACTGCTCAGTCCATGGAAATGGCATGAGGCCGTCGGGATTGCAGTGAAACTAGTCGTTGTCTCCGCTAGCATTTCGTCAACGATGTCTTTCATAAGTTGCAAGCAGCAGAAATGGAGTTCCAGTAAAGAATTTGTGTCACTGAGGGACCCAACAGAAGGAGGGAAAGATGGCAGTTTGGTAGGCATTTCAAAGAGGCCTCTGCATGTTTTGAGTGGCAGGGGATGA
- the LOC104442156 gene encoding mitochondrial adenine nucleotide transporter ADNT1 — MASEDVKASEKAVSTIVNLAEEAKLAREGVKAPSYAVLSICKSLVAGGVAGGVSRTAVAPLERLKILLQVQNPHSIKYNGTVQGLKYIWRTEGFRGLFKGNGTNCARIVPNSAVKFFSYEQASKGILLLYQQQTGNEDAQLTPLLRLGAGACAGIIAMSATYPMDLVRGRLTVQTENSPYQYRGMFHALSSVLREEGPRALYKGWLPSVIGVIPYVGLNFAVYESLKEWLIKNRPFGLMEDSELSVTTRLACGAVAGTVGQTVAYPLDVIRRRMQMVGWNNASSIVTGDGRAKAALEYNGMVDAFRKTVKYEGFGALYKGLVPNSVKVVPSIAIAFVTYEMVKDILGVEIRISD, encoded by the exons ATGGCTTCCGAGGACGTGAAGGCGAGCGAGAAGGCGGTGTCGACGATCGTGAACCTCGCGGAGGAGGCGAAGCTGGCCAGGGAAGGCGTGAAGGCCCCCAGCTACGCCGTCCTCAGCATCTGCAAGTCCCTCGTCGCCGGTGGCGTCGCCGGAGGAGT GTCACGCACTGCCGTTGCTCCATTAGAAAGGTTGAAGATATTGCTGCAG GTTCAAAATCCCCATAGCATAAAGTACAATGGTACAGTTCAaggcttaaaatatatatggagaACTGAGGGCTTCCGTGGACTGTTCAAAGGCAATGGTACCAATTGTGCTCGTATTGTTCCAAACTCTGCAGTCAAGTTCTTCAGCTATGAGCAAGCTTCCAA GGGAATATTGTTGTTGTATCAGCAGCAGACTGGCAATG AAGATGCTCAACTCACTCCCCTTCTACGTCTTGGGGCTGGGGCATGCGCTGGAATAATTGCAATGTCTGCCACTTACCCCATGGACTTGGTACGAGGCAGGCTAACTGTACAG ACAGAGAACTCCCCTTATCAGTATAGAGGAATGTTTCATGCACTGTCATCAGTGCTCCGTGAAGAAGGTCCGCGGGCCTTATACAAGGGGTGGCTGCCTTCTGTCATTGGAGTG ATTCCTTACGTAGGTCTCAACTTTGCTGTATACGAATCTCTGAAGGAATGGTTAATAAAGAACAGACCATTTGGACTAATGGAGGACTCTGAGTTGAGTGTCACTACAAGGCTTGCCTGTGGAGCTGTTGCAGGAACTGTTGGTCAAACAGTGGCTTACCCTCTGGATGTGATACGCAGAAGAATGCAAATGGTGGGGTGGAATAATGCTTCTTCCATAGTAACAGGTGACGGAAGAGCTAAGGCTGCTCTTGAATACAATGGCATGGTTGATGCATTCAGGAAAACTGTGAAGTATGAGGGCTTTGGAGCATTGTATAAGGGTTTGGTTCCAAATTCTGTCAAG GTAGTTCCATCCATCGCCATCGCATTTGTGACGTATGAGATGGTCAAGGATATATTAGGAGTTGAAATCAGAATATCAGATTGA